The following coding sequences lie in one Euhalothece natronophila Z-M001 genomic window:
- a CDS encoding cobalamin-binding protein: MATNNPLRIVSLLPSATETVAALGLTDYLVGRSHECDYPPEVKSLPVCTEARLNSQKNSGEIDQDVQKLMQSALSIYELKTDVLEELKPTHIITQDQCDACAVSMAQVQEATSQLVSSQPKIISLQGNVLTEIWADMKKVADEIGIDSKQALADLQARVDACTRISDEIPTENRPRVASIEWIDPLMSGGNWIPELIKLAGGNPVLDETGARSHYLQWQDLINADPDYIIITPCGFDLERTRQEAETLMTNSDWQNLKAVKNNQVYITDGNAYFNRPGPRLVDSLEILAEILYPQQFSYGYEGKAWEHQRSAISTASA, translated from the coding sequence ATGGCTACCAATAACCCTCTCCGAATTGTATCTCTATTACCCAGTGCAACAGAAACAGTTGCTGCTTTAGGCTTGACAGATTATTTAGTGGGACGTTCCCACGAATGCGATTATCCGCCAGAAGTCAAATCTTTACCAGTTTGCACCGAAGCCCGTTTAAATTCTCAAAAAAATAGTGGGGAAATTGATCAAGATGTTCAAAAATTAATGCAGTCGGCATTGAGTATTTATGAGCTTAAAACCGATGTTTTAGAAGAACTTAAACCCACTCATATTATTACTCAAGATCAATGTGATGCTTGCGCCGTAAGTATGGCACAAGTACAGGAAGCAACATCACAGCTAGTATCTAGCCAGCCCAAAATTATTTCTTTACAAGGGAATGTTTTAACAGAAATTTGGGCAGATATGAAAAAGGTGGCTGATGAGATTGGAATTGATTCTAAACAGGCTTTGGCGGATTTACAAGCGCGAGTTGATGCTTGTACTCGCATTAGCGATGAAATTCCAACAGAAAATCGCCCCCGAGTGGCTTCGATTGAATGGATTGATCCGTTGATGTCGGGAGGAAACTGGATTCCTGAGTTGATTAAATTAGCAGGGGGGAATCCTGTCTTAGATGAAACCGGAGCGCGATCGCACTATCTACAATGGCAAGATTTAATTAACGCTGATCCTGACTATATCATCATTACTCCCTGTGGCTTTGACTTAGAACGAACTCGCCAAGAAGCGGAAACGTTAATGACTAATTCTGATTGGCAAAATTTAAAAGCAGTAAAAAATAATCAAGTTTATATTACTGATGGCAATGCCTATTTTAATCGTCCTGGCCCCCGTTTAGTAGATTCTTTAGAGATATTAGCAGAAATTCTTTATCCCCAACAGTTTTCTTATGGCTATGAAGGGAAGGCTTGGGAACATCAAAGAAGTGCCATTTCTACAGCCTCTGCTTAA